The Chordicoccus furentiruminis DNA window CGTCCCGTATAATGCGTGACGGAAAGGGGTATGTGATCAGAAACTATGCTTGATACCTTTTCAAGAACCAAACTGCTTCTCGGAGAGGAGGCGATGGAACGGCTGCGCGCGTCGCGCGTAGCTGTTTTTGGCATCGGCGGTGTCGGCGGCTATGTCGTGGAAGCGCTGGCGCGGAGCGGCGTCGGATCCTTTGAGCTGGTGGACGACGACCGCATCTGTCTCACGAATGTGAACCGCCAGATTCTCGCCACCCGGAAGACGATCGGAAAATACAAGATTGATGTGGCGGAGGAGAGGATTCACGACATCAACCCTCAGGCTGAGGTGACGAAGCAGCGATGCTTCTATCTTCCTGCAAGAGCGGCTGAATTTGATTTTTCATCCTATTCCTATGTCGTCGATGCGGTGGATACGGTCACAGCGAAGATCGACCTCATCATGCGCGCAAAATCCAGCGACGTTCCGATCATCAGCTGCATGGGAGCGGGCAACCGGCTGGACCCGACGCAGCTCAGTGTGGCGGATATCTATGAGACATCAAACGATCCGCTTTCGAAAGTGATGCGGCACGAACTCCGGAAGCGGGGCGTCACGGATCTGAAAGTTGTTTACTCGACAGAAAAAGCGCGCAGGCCGATCGATGATCCGTCGATCAGCTGCCGCTATCACTGTGTCTGCCCGCCCGGGACCGAACGGAAATGCACGGACCGCCGGGACATTCCGGGCTCGACGGCGTTTGTTCCGCCGGTTGCCGGCATGATCATCGCCGCTGAAGTCGTCGCGGATCTGACAGGTGTCCGGAACAGCTGAGAGGAGAGAAAAGATGAGCGGTGTGAACTGTCCATACAGGAAATCCTGCGGCGGTTGTACGACGATCGGCCAGGACTATGAATCGACACTTCGGAAGAAAGAGAAGTGGGTGGAGAATCTTCTCCGTCCGTATGTGAGGCTTGACGGGATTGTCGGCATGGAACAGCCGCTTCATTACCGTAACAAGGTGCACCGTGTCTGTTCTTATGAGCGTTTCGGAGGACGTGAGCGTCACATCGCGGGCATTTATGCGGAGGGAACGCATCGCGTTGTGCCGGTGAAGCACTGCCTGATCGAAAATGAGACCGCGGATGCGATGATCGATGATCTGATGGACATGGTCCGGTCATTCCGGATCCGGATTTACAATGAGGACACCGGTGTCGGGCTGCTCCGGCACATCCTGATCCGGACTGCGCACGCAACCGGACAGGTGATGGTGGTGCTCGTGCTCACATCTCCGGTGCTCCCCGGAAAGAAGCACTTTCTGAAGGCGCTGCTTGCCGCGCATCCGGAGATCACGACGGTTGTCATCAATATCAATGACCGGCGTACATCGATGGTGCTTGGAGAACGGGAACAGGTGGCGTACGGACCGGGATTCATCGAGGATGTGCTCCTCGGGAAACGTTTTCGCATTTCCTCCCGTTCCTTCTATCAGGTCAACTCAGTGCAGGCGGAGAGAATTTACGCACAGGCAATCGAGTATGCCACTCTGAAAGGCAGGGAGACAGTTGTCGATGCATACTGCGGAATCGGGACGATCGGTTTGGCCGCATCGGATCGCGCAGGCCGCGTGATCGGCGTTGAGTCCAACGCGGACGCGGCGGCAGACGCGGCCGTCAACGCGAAGCTCAATCATGCGGATCATGCGCTTTTTATCTGTGACGACGCGGCGGACTATTTGCAGCGTATGGCGGCAGAGAGAAAAAAGGCAGATGTCATCTTCATGGATCCTCCGCGCTCCGGCTCTTCGGAAGTATTTCTGGAAGCCGCCGTCGCGGTTTCCCCGGGCCGGATTGTCTATATTTCCTGCAATCCGGAGACGCTCGCACGGGATCTCGGCTGGCTTTCGAAGCATGGATACCGGGCGAGAAAGGCGATGGCGTTTGATCAGTTTTGCTTTGCGGA harbors:
- a CDS encoding tRNA threonylcarbamoyladenosine dehydratase, whose protein sequence is MLDTFSRTKLLLGEEAMERLRASRVAVFGIGGVGGYVVEALARSGVGSFELVDDDRICLTNVNRQILATRKTIGKYKIDVAEERIHDINPQAEVTKQRCFYLPARAAEFDFSSYSYVVDAVDTVTAKIDLIMRAKSSDVPIISCMGAGNRLDPTQLSVADIYETSNDPLSKVMRHELRKRGVTDLKVVYSTEKARRPIDDPSISCRYHCVCPPGTERKCTDRRDIPGSTAFVPPVAGMIIAAEVVADLTGVRNS
- the rlmD gene encoding 23S rRNA (uracil(1939)-C(5))-methyltransferase RlmD produces the protein MSGVNCPYRKSCGGCTTIGQDYESTLRKKEKWVENLLRPYVRLDGIVGMEQPLHYRNKVHRVCSYERFGGRERHIAGIYAEGTHRVVPVKHCLIENETADAMIDDLMDMVRSFRIRIYNEDTGVGLLRHILIRTAHATGQVMVVLVLTSPVLPGKKHFLKALLAAHPEITTVVININDRRTSMVLGEREQVAYGPGFIEDVLLGKRFRISSRSFYQVNSVQAERIYAQAIEYATLKGRETVVDAYCGIGTIGLAASDRAGRVIGVESNADAAADAAVNAKLNHADHALFICDDAADYLQRMAAERKKADVIFMDPPRSGSSEVFLEAAVAVSPGRIVYISCNPETLARDLGWLSKHGYRARKAMAFDQFCFADHIETVCLLTHS